In the Bacillota bacterium genome, one interval contains:
- the lysS gene encoding lysine--tRNA ligase encodes MRLFITSPSGIAEYVSANLRPRVGTRVGSGGIFCPGYVIIAGINYGNDLSDEEDKNMSAKLWPKQEAEKIVQRFPDAKKYLLQTGFGPSGHPHMGTVGEVVRTHFVAMALQDMGKKTVIQVFSDDMDGLRKIPVNIDAPWLEEHLGKPVSAIPDPYGCCKSFSDHMNKELVEMLDATGIPYKFVSAAAEYKKGTYNDVLQLCMRRIDKVLGIILPTLREENRQGWFPIMPVCEQCGKVNTTKVLNHDAETATVEYSCSEELKGAVGCGHHGSQFVGDGRSKFGWKADWGARWAVFGINYEMYGKDLIESAKLSKQIARVLGGRPPVDMFYEMFLDETGKKISKSVGQGLSVENWTRWGTHEALNYLMFKNPRQQKKLSQDTVVQYMDEVLKMDTDSPEYPYIYFAGSKPKLPIVYSDLINIVSAVGVTEIRVLKEFILDIYGDELNAQWDRVEGLLELAINFYSDFILPERHFPTLSADQNALVDKFLALIAEQTEAEAIQTGTYTIAKEAGVPPREFFKLLYQIILGKPSGPRIGSFVSQLGADRVSEIIARNRKNA; translated from the coding sequence ATGCGGCTTTTCATTACGTCCCCGAGTGGCATTGCCGAATATGTCTCAGCAAACCTCCGTCCCCGGGTGGGCACCCGAGTGGGCAGCGGTGGAATATTTTGTCCCGGGTATGTTATAATTGCTGGTATAAATTATGGAAACGACCTTTCAGATGAGGAGGATAAAAATATGAGCGCAAAGTTATGGCCTAAGCAGGAGGCAGAAAAAATCGTTCAGCGCTTTCCTGATGCAAAAAAATATCTGCTTCAGACCGGGTTTGGTCCCTCGGGCCACCCCCACATGGGCACTGTCGGCGAGGTGGTGCGCACCCACTTTGTTGCCATGGCCCTACAGGATATGGGCAAGAAAACAGTAATCCAGGTCTTCTCCGATGACATGGACGGGCTGCGCAAGATTCCTGTGAACATTGATGCCCCCTGGTTGGAGGAGCATCTGGGCAAGCCGGTATCAGCGATTCCCGACCCCTATGGCTGCTGCAAGAGCTTCTCAGACCACATGAACAAAGAATTGGTGGAAATGCTCGATGCCACCGGCATTCCCTATAAATTTGTCTCGGCAGCGGCAGAGTATAAAAAGGGAACATACAATGACGTGCTGCAGCTCTGCATGCGCCGGATTGACAAAGTCCTGGGCATCATTCTGCCCACCCTGCGGGAGGAGAACCGGCAGGGCTGGTTTCCAATTATGCCTGTGTGTGAACAGTGCGGCAAGGTCAATACCACCAAGGTCCTGAACCACGATGCGGAAACGGCCACGGTTGAATACAGCTGCTCTGAGGAATTGAAAGGCGCCGTTGGTTGTGGGCATCATGGTAGCCAGTTTGTCGGTGATGGCCGCAGCAAATTTGGCTGGAAGGCCGATTGGGGCGCCCGCTGGGCGGTGTTTGGCATCAACTACGAGATGTACGGCAAGGACCTGATCGAGTCGGCCAAGCTTTCCAAGCAAATCGCCCGGGTGCTGGGCGGCCGCCCGCCGGTGGACATGTTTTATGAGATGTTTTTGGACGAAACCGGCAAAAAGATTTCCAAGTCGGTGGGCCAAGGCCTGAGCGTCGAGAACTGGACTCGCTGGGGCACCCATGAGGCCTTAAATTACCTGATGTTCAAAAATCCCCGGCAACAGAAAAAGCTCTCCCAGGACACCGTCGTCCAGTACATGGACGAAGTTCTGAAAATGGATACCGACAGTCCCGAATATCCCTATATCTACTTTGCCGGCTCAAAACCAAAGCTGCCGATTGTCTACTCGGATTTAATCAACATCGTTTCTGCGGTGGGAGTCACGGAAATCCGGGTGCTCAAGGAATTTATCCTCGATATCTACGGTGACGAATTGAATGCCCAGTGGGACCGGGTAGAAGGTTTGCTGGAGCTGGCAATCAATTTCTACTCCGACTTCATCCTGCCGGAGCGCCATTTCCCCACCCTGAGTGCGGATCAAAATGCCCTGGTGGATAAGTTCCTCGCCCTGATAGCAGAGCAAACCGAAGCGGAGGCAATCCAGACCGGTACTTATACGATAGCCAAAGAGGCCGGGGTGCCCCCGCGGGAATTCTTCAAATTGCTCTATCAAATTATCCTTGGCAAACCCAGCGGCCCCAGGATCGGCAGCTTCGTCAGCCAGCTGGGCGCCGACCGGGTAAGCGAAATTATCGCCAGAAACAGAAAAAACGCGTAA
- a CDS encoding MFS transporter produces the protein MKNRSFEMCRWMNWGILAFAFLIVFFHRYSTAVVADDLTRDLGLTGTQLSNLASMYFFAYGLMQLPSGLFSDFVGPRMTTFWGMLLAGVGSIIFGLAPGVGMAYAARLLVGLGVSVIFLSLLKIQAVWFTPNRYATMTGMSSFVGNLGGILATTPLVLLVLAIGWRHSFILIGAITLLLVAAIWLFVVDSPACAGFVGQGNGSARPRFGLLKSVKIVVSTPGTWINFFVIAGLMSGVMSFSGLWGVPYLTQVYGIDTAQASRYVLLLNLGILAGSPLVGWAADKLGSTKLPIVGAAAAVSGFWLYLVVFAGGMPPLVLVGPLYFIVGMLGISFMLCFANTKQVNHPELSGTATGIVNIAGFLATALANVLIGWRLDNLWDGTIRDGVPIYTQQDFQSAFSIYIILALIALVASLFMYETRKESRHEL, from the coding sequence ATGAAGAACAGAAGTTTCGAAATGTGCCGTTGGATGAACTGGGGCATTCTGGCGTTTGCCTTCTTGATTGTATTCTTTCATCGTTATTCCACGGCAGTTGTCGCCGACGACTTGACCCGGGACCTGGGACTTACTGGTACCCAGCTCAGCAATCTCGCCTCGATGTATTTTTTCGCCTATGGCCTGATGCAATTGCCATCAGGATTGTTCAGCGATTTTGTCGGTCCCCGGATGACCACGTTCTGGGGGATGCTTTTGGCCGGGGTGGGTTCAATCATCTTTGGTCTCGCTCCGGGAGTGGGTATGGCCTATGCCGCCCGACTCTTGGTGGGGTTGGGTGTTTCAGTTATCTTCCTATCGCTTCTGAAAATCCAAGCGGTGTGGTTTACTCCAAATCGCTATGCAACTATGACCGGTATGTCCTCGTTTGTTGGCAACCTGGGCGGCATATTGGCGACTACACCTTTGGTCTTGTTGGTACTGGCGATTGGCTGGCGTCACTCTTTCATCCTCATTGGCGCCATTACCCTGCTACTGGTTGCCGCGATTTGGTTGTTTGTGGTGGATAGCCCGGCCTGTGCAGGTTTTGTCGGGCAGGGTAACGGCTCAGCCCGACCCAGATTTGGCTTGTTAAAAAGTGTCAAGATTGTCGTCTCCACTCCCGGTACCTGGATTAATTTTTTCGTTATCGCTGGTTTGATGAGCGGGGTGATGTCCTTTTCAGGACTTTGGGGGGTGCCATATCTGACCCAGGTCTACGGCATCGACACTGCGCAAGCTTCACGCTATGTGCTCTTGCTCAATCTCGGGATTCTTGCCGGCTCTCCCTTGGTGGGGTGGGCGGCGGACAAGCTGGGCAGCACAAAGCTGCCGATTGTCGGTGCGGCGGCAGCGGTAAGCGGGTTTTGGCTGTACTTGGTGGTTTTCGCCGGGGGCATGCCGCCGTTGGTATTGGTCGGTCCCTTATACTTTATAGTTGGCATGCTGGGAATCTCGTTTATGCTTTGCTTCGCCAACACCAAGCAGGTCAACCATCCTGAGCTTTCCGGAACCGCCACAGGCATTGTCAATATTGCCGGGTTTCTGGCCACTGCCCTAGCCAACGTACTGATTGGCTGGCGTCTGGACAATTTGTGGGATGGTACAATTCGCGATGGTGTCCCTATCTACACCCAGCAGGATTTTCAGTCGGCATTCAGTATCTATATTATATTGGCGCTTATAGCGCTTGTGGCGAGTCTCTTTATGTATGAAACGCGAAAGGAGAGCAGGCATGAACTTTAA
- the ptsP gene encoding phosphoenolpyruvate--protein phosphotransferase, with protein sequence MLQGIAASNGIVIGKAYCLTEGDVEIPRHQVAPEQQEAEAKRLLAARTQTREQLEQIRDGLAAKAGAEEAAIFDAHLMLLEDPMLTEGINEAIANGSNAEAAVADTAEKYVEMFAAMDDEYMRERAADVRDIGRRWVNNLLGVETGALGQLSKPVVVFARDLAPSDTAQMDKRYVLAFVTEIGGRTSHSAIMARSLEIPAVVGAGKFTDQVKDGDMVIVDGNKGEVIVNPDQATLDKYSQQREKELARKAELAKLKDLPAETADGKVFELAANIGTPNDVEGALANGAQGVGLYRTEFLYMDRKDMPSEAEQYDAYRTVLESFGDMPVIIRTLDIGGDKQLPYLQMEEELNPFLGNRAIRLCLNNPELFKTQLRAIVRAAVYGNAWIMLPMVATLDEVRRAKAILQAVEADLTSEGVEFSKDYKLGIMIEIPAAAVVADQFAKEVDFFSIGTNDLIQYTCAADRMNEQVSYLYDPFNPAVLRLIDNVIQAGHKHGIFVGMCGEMAGEPLAAPLLVAMGMDEFSMSASSIPVVKNLIRSLDSKRCQEIWKEVQNYTDGKQIEELLRKEFAEIIDPS encoded by the coding sequence ATGTTACAAGGTATCGCTGCATCCAACGGAATAGTGATTGGCAAAGCTTACTGCCTGACAGAAGGAGACGTGGAAATCCCCCGTCACCAGGTGGCTCCGGAACAACAGGAAGCGGAAGCAAAGCGTCTGCTTGCTGCCAGGACCCAGACCCGGGAACAGCTGGAGCAAATCAGGGATGGGTTGGCTGCCAAAGCCGGCGCTGAAGAAGCGGCTATTTTTGACGCCCATTTGATGCTGCTGGAAGACCCGATGCTTACAGAAGGAATAAACGAAGCAATCGCCAATGGCAGCAACGCCGAAGCTGCAGTGGCGGATACCGCAGAAAAGTATGTAGAGATGTTTGCAGCCATGGACGACGAATACATGCGCGAACGTGCAGCCGATGTCCGCGACATTGGCCGGCGCTGGGTAAATAACCTTTTGGGTGTAGAAACAGGCGCTCTCGGTCAACTTTCCAAACCGGTGGTGGTCTTCGCCCGGGATTTAGCGCCATCAGATACAGCACAAATGGATAAGCGTTACGTCTTGGCGTTTGTCACTGAAATTGGCGGCCGCACCTCCCACAGCGCAATCATGGCTCGGTCGCTAGAAATTCCGGCCGTTGTCGGCGCCGGGAAGTTCACCGACCAGGTGAAAGATGGAGACATGGTAATTGTTGATGGTAATAAGGGCGAGGTTATAGTTAACCCCGACCAGGCCACTTTAGATAAATACTCCCAGCAGCGGGAGAAAGAACTGGCCCGCAAGGCGGAATTGGCAAAGTTGAAGGATCTGCCAGCCGAAACCGCCGACGGCAAAGTTTTTGAACTGGCTGCCAACATCGGAACTCCCAACGATGTCGAGGGTGCACTGGCCAACGGTGCCCAGGGCGTCGGCCTCTACCGCACAGAGTTTCTATATATGGACCGCAAAGACATGCCCTCGGAAGCGGAACAGTATGACGCATACCGCACAGTCTTGGAGTCCTTCGGCGATATGCCGGTAATTATTCGCACCCTGGATATTGGTGGCGACAAGCAATTGCCTTATTTGCAAATGGAGGAGGAGCTCAACCCCTTCCTGGGCAACAGGGCGATTCGCCTCTGCCTTAATAACCCGGAGCTCTTTAAAACTCAGCTCAGGGCAATTGTCCGGGCAGCAGTCTATGGGAATGCTTGGATCATGCTGCCGATGGTCGCGACTTTGGATGAAGTCCGCCGGGCGAAAGCCATTTTGCAAGCGGTTGAGGCTGATTTGACCAGCGAAGGTGTAGAATTCTCCAAGGATTATAAGCTGGGGATTATGATTGAAATCCCGGCTGCTGCCGTGGTGGCCGATCAGTTTGCCAAAGAGGTGGATTTCTTTAGTATCGGCACCAACGATCTTATTCAGTACACCTGTGCCGCTGACCGGATGAACGAACAAGTATCGTATCTGTATGACCCATTCAATCCGGCGGTCCTGCGCCTAATTGACAATGTTATTCAGGCCGGCCATAAGCACGGGATTTTTGTCGGTATGTGCGGGGAGATGGCTGGCGAACCCCTTGCCGCGCCTTTGTTGGTGGCCATGGGAATGGATGAGTTTAGTATGAGCGCCAGCAGCATTCCGGTGGTTAAAAACCTGATCCGCTCCTTAGACAGCAAACGGTGTCAGGAAATCTGGAAAGAAGTCCAAAATTATACCGATGGCAAACAGATAGAAGAGCTGCTGCGGAAAGAGTTTGCTGAAATTATAGACCCCAGCTAG
- a CDS encoding glycine--tRNA ligase, translated as MDEIVSLAKRRGFVFQSSEIYGGFSSCWDYGPLGAELKRNVKQAWWKAVVQMRSDVVGSDTSILMHPDVWRASGHVDNFTDPLVDCRECRRRYRADHLEQTETCPDCGGELTPARKFNLMFKTHAGPVEDSAAEVFLRPETAQGIFVNFALTQNTSRKKPPFGIAQIGKSFRNEVTPGNFIFRTREFEQMELEYFVPHDQADEYYKYWVEERFQWYKDLGVNPENLRLRPHEADELAHYARSCEDVEYKFPFGWQELEGIAHRGTFDLDQHINHSGKDLSYFDTATNQRYVPICIESSAGVDRALLTFLVDAYTQEPERVVLKFHPDIAPIKAAVLPLSKKPQLAEVSQRVFALLAKHMAVDYDETGSIGKRYRRQDEIGTPYCVTVDFDTLDDQAVTIRERDSMEQERVAIDQLLPALRDKLDM; from the coding sequence ATGGACGAAATTGTATCATTAGCAAAGCGGAGGGGCTTTGTGTTTCAAAGCAGTGAGATTTATGGCGGCTTTAGTAGTTGCTGGGATTATGGTCCGCTGGGGGCAGAACTCAAGCGAAACGTGAAACAGGCCTGGTGGAAGGCGGTTGTGCAGATGCGCTCGGATGTGGTGGGCAGCGACACCAGCATATTGATGCATCCCGATGTCTGGCGGGCTTCTGGCCATGTGGATAATTTTACCGACCCGCTGGTGGATTGTCGTGAATGCCGGCGCCGGTATCGGGCCGATCACCTTGAGCAGACTGAAACCTGTCCCGACTGTGGCGGCGAGCTCACCCCTGCCCGTAAATTTAATCTGATGTTCAAAACCCATGCCGGGCCGGTGGAAGACAGCGCGGCAGAGGTGTTTTTACGCCCGGAAACTGCCCAGGGCATCTTTGTGAATTTTGCCCTCACTCAAAACACCAGTCGCAAAAAACCGCCCTTCGGTATTGCCCAGATCGGCAAGAGTTTCCGCAACGAAGTTACTCCAGGAAACTTTATCTTCCGCACCCGGGAGTTTGAGCAGATGGAACTGGAATATTTTGTGCCCCATGACCAGGCGGATGAGTATTATAAATACTGGGTAGAAGAGCGCTTCCAATGGTATAAGGATTTGGGTGTGAATCCGGAAAATCTGCGCCTGCGTCCCCATGAAGCGGACGAATTGGCCCATTACGCCCGCAGTTGCGAAGATGTGGAATATAAATTCCCCTTTGGCTGGCAGGAGTTGGAGGGAATTGCCCACCGGGGCACCTTCGACCTGGATCAGCATATAAACCACAGCGGCAAAGATTTGAGTTATTTTGACACCGCCACCAACCAGCGTTATGTGCCTATATGTATTGAGTCCTCGGCGGGCGTGGACCGGGCCCTGCTCACTTTCCTTGTGGATGCTTATACCCAGGAACCGGAGCGGGTGGTGCTGAAGTTTCATCCCGATATCGCTCCCATCAAGGCAGCAGTTTTACCCCTATCGAAAAAGCCACAGCTGGCGGAAGTCAGCCAGCGGGTGTTCGCGCTGCTAGCAAAGCACATGGCCGTGGATTATGATGAAACCGGTAGTATCGGCAAGCGCTATCGCCGACAGGATGAAATCGGCACACCATATTGTGTGACCGTGGACTTTGATACCCTTGACGATCAGGCTGTGACTATCCGGGAGCGGGACAGCATGGAGCAAGAGCGGGTGGCAATCGACCAGCTGCTGCCAGCGCTGCGGGACAAACTGGACATGTAA
- a CDS encoding permease produces the protein MVAVFLAAYYVPFGNPRVSASILEAFHMLQEYAREHVLHCLVPALFIAGAIANFLSQGAVIKYFGAQAKKWVSYSVASVSGIVLAVCSCTVLPLFAGIYRRGAGIGPAIAFLYSGPAINLLAIILTARILGWQLGVARAIGAIVFSIIIGLLMAMIFRREEAERGTSSAADLLEADAAKRSGLQNGLYFLTMVLILVFAAWGRPAEPVGFFNAIWSIKWYLTAGLLAVLALMLIRWFNREELSSWVDTTWGFSKQILPLLFVGVLMAGFLMGRPEADAGIIPGEWIATLVGGNSLQANLFASVVGAFMYFATLTEVPILQGLLGSGMGDGPALALLLAGPALSLPNILVIRSVLGTKKTATFVGLVVIMATIAGMVYGHIV, from the coding sequence ATGGTGGCGGTGTTTTTGGCCGCCTATTATGTGCCCTTTGGCAATCCCCGGGTTTCGGCATCGATACTGGAAGCGTTCCACATGCTCCAGGAATACGCACGGGAACATGTGCTCCATTGCCTGGTGCCGGCCCTGTTTATCGCCGGCGCAATTGCCAATTTTCTCAGTCAGGGGGCAGTGATTAAGTATTTTGGGGCCCAGGCCAAGAAGTGGGTGTCCTACTCGGTGGCCTCGGTTTCAGGGATTGTCCTGGCGGTGTGCTCTTGTACAGTTTTACCGCTGTTTGCCGGAATTTACCGACGGGGGGCGGGGATTGGTCCGGCCATCGCTTTTCTGTACTCCGGCCCGGCAATCAACTTGCTGGCAATTATTCTCACCGCGCGCATTCTCGGTTGGCAGCTGGGGGTGGCCCGGGCAATTGGCGCGATTGTGTTCTCGATTATTATTGGCCTGTTGATGGCTATGATCTTTAGGCGTGAAGAAGCGGAGCGTGGCACATCCTCTGCAGCCGACCTTTTGGAGGCAGATGCGGCAAAACGCTCTGGGCTTCAAAACGGGCTTTATTTCCTAACCATGGTCTTGATTCTAGTCTTCGCCGCCTGGGGGCGCCCGGCCGAACCGGTGGGTTTTTTCAATGCTATTTGGTCAATTAAATGGTATCTGACTGCAGGTTTGCTGGCAGTACTCGCGCTAATGTTGATTAGGTGGTTTAACAGGGAGGAGTTGTCATCTTGGGTGGACACCACCTGGGGATTCTCCAAGCAAATTCTGCCGTTGCTCTTTGTCGGTGTGTTGATGGCCGGTTTCTTAATGGGGCGGCCGGAAGCCGATGCCGGCATCATCCCCGGTGAGTGGATTGCCACTTTGGTAGGCGGCAATTCTCTGCAGGCCAACCTGTTTGCTTCGGTGGTGGGCGCGTTTATGTACTTTGCTACGCTGACCGAGGTGCCGATTCTCCAAGGCTTACTGGGCTCCGGCATGGGCGATGGTCCGGCGCTGGCCCTATTGTTGGCGGGTCCCGCACTGAGTCTGCCCAACATCCTGGTGATTCGCAGTGTGCTTGGCACCAAAAAAACTGCGACATTTGTCGGTCTGGTAGTGATAATGGCCACGATTGCCGGAATGGTCTACGGTCATATAGTCTAA
- a CDS encoding TIM barrel protein, with product MYLAMDDFGDDNLENLISLGDAQEKWQFLARLAQEFGCPGIQITPWLYEQKLGLDLDAIPAAFTDFRLTYHIGGVRPLVDARDCRRLDKRLALGLDRAVKSGFEDVSFHPPRLTEVGRKHSKEQLAGLVERWLPRFAARGVTFSLETHVSGDIFIFDGLADFRRFVQRFPELGVLIDVSHNVYDGYGVDEIISFSAGLRITGLHLSDARSDLPFDQGTHLPVGSGEIAFAPLVAEFSSSDICAALEVKGDSDNLTASFEKLQNLQDNLYI from the coding sequence ATGTATCTTGCCATGGATGATTTTGGCGATGACAATCTCGAAAACCTAATCAGCCTGGGGGATGCCCAGGAAAAGTGGCAGTTTCTCGCCCGCCTTGCGCAAGAGTTTGGTTGCCCGGGCATCCAAATAACACCCTGGCTTTATGAGCAGAAGCTGGGTTTAGATTTGGACGCTATACCGGCAGCTTTTACTGATTTTCGCCTAACCTATCATATTGGCGGTGTTCGGCCGCTGGTAGATGCGCGAGATTGTCGTCGCCTGGATAAGCGGTTGGCGCTGGGACTGGACCGGGCTGTTAAATCAGGGTTTGAGGATGTTTCCTTCCATCCGCCACGTCTGACCGAGGTGGGTCGCAAGCATTCAAAGGAACAACTGGCAGGTTTGGTGGAGCGCTGGTTGCCCCGATTTGCTGCCCGGGGTGTGACGTTCTCCCTGGAGACCCACGTCAGCGGGGATATTTTTATCTTCGACGGACTTGCGGACTTTCGGAGGTTTGTTCAGAGATTCCCGGAGCTGGGGGTGCTGATTGATGTATCCCATAATGTCTATGACGGTTATGGTGTCGATGAGATAATCTCGTTTAGTGCCGGTCTGCGGATAACCGGCCTGCACCTCAGCGACGCACGATCTGATTTGCCGTTTGATCAGGGGACGCATTTGCCTGTGGGCAGCGGCGAGATTGCCTTTGCGCCGCTCGTGGCTGAGTTTTCGTCGTCGGACATTTGTGCCGCGCTGGAAGTCAAAGGTGATTCGGACAATCTTACCGCCAGCTTCGAAAAGTTGCAAAACTTGCAGGACAATCTTTACATTTAG
- a CDS encoding ATP-binding protein produces the protein MTKIKASERRWARGILDELVSNSFNAGAGKIDVQVRARADNIEIKVDDDGVGMDRETVRQVEGLLQQPRREELEEYYGDLAGVSGYGSGLTIVGMLVDEAEVKSVPGKGTTIRVRRWF, from the coding sequence ATGACTAAGATCAAGGCAAGTGAACGCAGATGGGCACGGGGAATTCTTGACGAATTAGTCAGCAACTCTTTTAACGCTGGAGCGGGAAAAATTGATGTTCAGGTCAGGGCCCGGGCGGACAATATCGAAATCAAGGTTGATGACGATGGTGTTGGTATGGACCGTGAAACTGTCCGACAGGTGGAGGGGCTGCTGCAGCAACCGCGCAGGGAGGAATTGGAAGAATATTATGGTGACCTGGCCGGAGTGTCGGGATATGGTTCCGGGCTTACCATTGTCGGTATGTTGGTGGATGAGGCGGAGGTTAAGAGCGTGCCCGGCAAGGGGACAACTATTCGGGTCCGGCGCTGGTTTTAA
- a CDS encoding DUF3153 domain-containing protein, with product MRKLLISLLLAGMILMSGCFDAEFHLTVNRDGSGDFSYQLGFDRDFLAMMESEGEDPLAEMAIEAEADGFTVTRYEDDDYVGIRATQHLPQITAEDLDVFDEASTQGDGLVVEESLFRSHYRFQADMNMEGMGEDEEFGQMMLNQMNFRFTITLPVKPDSHNADSVSEDGKTLTWNLRPGQANPINLEASVPNIVFIAILGAGAALLLIGLIVLIVVLRRRREADYYRPV from the coding sequence ATGCGTAAATTACTAATTTCCTTACTGCTTGCCGGCATGATCCTTATGTCTGGCTGTTTCGATGCCGAATTTCACTTGACTGTAAACCGGGACGGCAGCGGCGATTTCAGCTACCAGCTGGGCTTTGACCGGGACTTCCTGGCGATGATGGAGTCCGAGGGCGAGGATCCCCTGGCAGAAATGGCGATCGAGGCCGAGGCCGACGGTTTCACTGTAACCAGATACGAGGACGATGATTATGTCGGTATCAGGGCCACCCAGCACCTGCCCCAAATTACTGCTGAAGACCTCGATGTCTTTGACGAGGCCTCCACACAGGGCGATGGCCTAGTAGTGGAAGAGAGTTTATTCAGAAGTCATTACCGTTTCCAGGCCGACATGAATATGGAAGGCATGGGAGAAGATGAAGAATTCGGCCAGATGATGCTCAACCAAATGAACTTCCGGTTCACGATTACACTACCGGTTAAACCTGACAGCCATAACGCCGATTCGGTGTCTGAGGACGGAAAAACCCTGACATGGAACCTGCGTCCGGGCCAGGCCAATCCGATTAATCTGGAAGCGTCAGTTCCGAACATTGTCTTTATTGCCATCCTGGGTGCAGGCGCAGCATTGTTACTGATTGGGCTGATAGTTCTAATTGTAGTATTGCGTCGGCGCCGGGAAGCAGACTATTACAGGCCGGTCTAG
- a CDS encoding helix-turn-helix transcriptional regulator, whose translation MSDIFELRAAVAKALSHPTRLRILDMLVPGEAVCVCDLVARLEESQSSVSKHLAVLKEAGIVESRKEGLMVFYSLRTTCVRGFLTCLDQVLKADLEAKRIELEGESNK comes from the coding sequence ATGTCCGATATCTTTGAGCTACGGGCCGCTGTTGCTAAGGCCCTCAGCCATCCCACTCGTTTGCGTATTCTTGACATGTTGGTGCCGGGTGAAGCGGTTTGTGTTTGCGATCTTGTTGCCCGCCTTGAGGAGAGTCAGTCTTCAGTGTCCAAACATCTGGCGGTGCTAAAAGAAGCAGGCATTGTCGAGAGCCGCAAGGAAGGTTTGATGGTTTTCTATAGCCTGCGTACCACCTGCGTGCGCGGATTTCTCACCTGTCTTGATCAGGTGCTAAAGGCCGATCTGGAGGCGAAACGGATTGAACTGGAAGGGGAGAGCAACAAGTGA
- a CDS encoding DUF1576 domain-containing protein — MRKLWKERFGPLIQDDLRRLVLLGLLVAMLVVGLVWGRGTTISGLNQIITHPSRLLSDYVALAGPGPALVNAALVGLIGLLLLTVLHVDITGPTMAAIMTMVGFGLFGKNIFNIFPIFFGVWLYAKVEGGGLRRHILPALFGTALGPVVSQTAFGSGLGLPAGIIIGIVAGFILSPLAAHLLRNHQGFNLYNLGFTAGFVGLFVVSFLRGLGSEVPAKLLWDTEGTTTYSFLVLGLCLSLIILGLIFNRGRFSGYREILAHPGTLVTDFISLAGFGPALINMGLVGLVGLGYLLLIGGDVNGPTAGGVLTMIGFGAFGKHPRNIVPLMFGVWLASWVFHFPVDSPGAQLAGLFATTMAPLTLQFGNLTAVAAGFLHMIVVHNVGAVHGGLNLYNNGFSGGLIATAIVAIYRGLRRDD, encoded by the coding sequence ATGCGAAAATTGTGGAAAGAACGTTTTGGCCCGTTAATCCAAGATGACTTAAGGCGCCTGGTTTTGTTAGGGTTGCTGGTGGCGATGCTGGTTGTCGGTCTTGTCTGGGGTCGGGGGACAACGATTTCCGGGCTTAACCAGATAATTACCCATCCCAGTCGTTTGCTCAGTGATTATGTGGCGCTGGCCGGGCCCGGCCCGGCTCTGGTTAATGCGGCTCTTGTCGGCCTGATTGGCCTGCTGCTCCTTACTGTGCTCCATGTCGATATTACGGGGCCAACTATGGCAGCGATTATGACTATGGTGGGCTTTGGTCTATTTGGCAAGAATATATTTAACATCTTCCCCATCTTCTTCGGGGTTTGGTTATATGCAAAAGTAGAGGGGGGCGGGTTACGGAGGCACATCCTGCCGGCTCTGTTTGGCACTGCCTTGGGGCCGGTGGTGTCCCAGACCGCTTTTGGCTCTGGCCTTGGGTTGCCCGCGGGAATTATTATTGGAATAGTGGCTGGGTTTATCCTTTCACCGTTGGCGGCCCATCTGCTGCGAAACCATCAGGGTTTCAACCTATATAACTTGGGCTTTACCGCCGGGTTTGTCGGCCTGTTTGTTGTCTCATTCCTGCGGGGACTGGGCAGCGAAGTGCCGGCCAAGCTATTGTGGGACACCGAGGGCACGACCACCTATTCCTTTTTGGTGCTGGGACTTTGCCTAAGCTTGATTATCCTGGGCTTGATTTTTAACCGGGGCCGATTCAGCGGGTATCGGGAAATCCTTGCCCACCCCGGCACTTTGGTCACGGATTTTATCAGTCTGGCGGGGTTTGGTCCGGCTTTGATTAATATGGGGTTGGTCGGTCTTGTCGGTCTTGGTTACTTGTTGTTGATTGGCGGTGATGTGAACGGTCCCACCGCCGGCGGTGTCCTGACGATGATTGGCTTTGGCGCCTTTGGCAAGCATCCGCGGAATATTGTGCCCCTGATGTTCGGGGTGTGGTTGGCTTCCTGGGTGTTTCACTTCCCGGTTGATAGTCCGGGTGCCCAGCTGGCCGGTTTGTTTGCCACGACCATGGCGCCGTTGACCCTGCAATTTGGCAATCTGACAGCGGTCGCAGCAGGGTTTTTACACATGATTGTTGTGCATAACGTTGGGGCGGTTCATGGCGGGCTTAACCTCTATAATAATGGTTTCTCGGGCGGCTTGATCGCCACTGCAATTGTAGCAATATACAGGGGGTTGAGAAGGGATGACTAA